One stretch of Rathayibacter festucae DSM 15932 DNA includes these proteins:
- a CDS encoding nitrilase-related carbon-nitrogen hydrolase, whose protein sequence is MTIVRAAITQTTWTGDKESMLDKHEQFARDAAAQGAQIVCFQELFYGPYFGITEDKKYYRYAEPADGPIVQRFAALAKELGTVMILPIYEEDITGVYYNTAVVVDADGTILGKYRKHHIPHLDRFWEKFYFRPGNLGYPVFDTAVGKVGVYICYDRHFPEGWRELGLNGAHMVFNPNATKPGLSNRLWEVEGPCAAVANGYFVLQPNRVGREDNEYGELAVDFYGTSQVIDPRGNSVGERGSGDSEEILIRDLDLDMVQQMRDDWQFYRDRRPDSYTSIPKP, encoded by the coding sequence ATGACCATCGTCCGCGCAGCGATCACCCAGACCACGTGGACCGGCGACAAGGAGTCGATGCTCGACAAGCACGAGCAGTTCGCCCGCGACGCCGCCGCCCAGGGAGCGCAGATCGTCTGCTTCCAGGAGCTGTTCTACGGCCCGTACTTCGGCATCACCGAGGACAAGAAGTACTACCGCTACGCCGAGCCGGCCGACGGCCCGATCGTGCAGCGCTTCGCCGCGCTGGCGAAGGAGCTCGGCACGGTGATGATCCTGCCGATCTACGAGGAGGACATCACCGGCGTCTACTACAACACCGCCGTGGTCGTCGACGCCGACGGCACGATCCTCGGCAAGTACCGCAAGCACCACATCCCGCACCTCGACCGCTTCTGGGAGAAGTTCTACTTCCGTCCCGGCAACCTCGGCTACCCGGTCTTCGACACCGCGGTCGGCAAGGTCGGCGTCTACATCTGCTACGACCGGCACTTCCCCGAGGGCTGGCGCGAGCTGGGCCTGAACGGCGCGCACATGGTGTTCAACCCGAACGCGACCAAGCCGGGCCTCTCGAACCGCCTGTGGGAGGTGGAGGGCCCGTGCGCCGCCGTGGCGAACGGCTACTTCGTGCTCCAGCCCAACCGGGTCGGCCGCGAGGACAACGAGTACGGCGAGCTGGCCGTCGACTTCTACGGCACCAGCCAGGTGATCGACCCACGCGGCAACTCCGTCGGCGAGCGCGGCTCGGGCGACAGCGAGGAGATCCTGATCCGCGATCTCGACCTCGACATGGTGCAGCAGATGCGCGACGACTGGCAGTTCTACCGGGACCGCCGTCCGGACTCGTACACGAGCATCCCGAAGCCCTGA